Genomic segment of Candidatus Dependentiae bacterium:
TTGCAGGAAGAACTGCTGCGGAGTTGGGTGCGGGACTGCAGCGTCTGACGAATGAAAAAATTACAATGATTATGGGGCTTGCTCCAGCTGCAACAGTAACTTTGATTAATGGAGCATTGCCAGCAGCAAGAAAAGCAGAATTATTGGTTTTTGGACTGAATAATGCAACAAGCGCTCAGCAGGTAACGGCAGCTCTTGCGGGAAGAACGGCCGCTGAATTAACAACGGCACTCACAAATCAGGTTCTTGGAAATCTTTCAAACGAAACATTATTAACCATTTTTTTAAATACAACCGGAGCAACGTTGACAACCTTAAGAAGCAGAATTCTACCGTCCCGAAATGCAAATTTATTAATTGCTGCAGTAGAAATGACGAATTTACCGTCTTCTGTTGATTATGCCGAAAGAAGACGACTTGCTGAGATTAATGCAACCATAGTGCTTGCAGGACTTGCAGCGCCGGCAATTAGTCAGCTTTTGGAAAATCCAGTTATTTCAGCAGATAAACTGACATTAATTTTAAAAAATGTAGGGGCACCGAATATACAAAAAATTAAAGGCTCTATTCCGGATAAAAAATTAGCTGAGGTGCTGATTGCAGATCTTCTTGCTAAGCATCAAACAACAGGAAGAGATGTTTCAATTACAATTCCTTCAGAAAAAAGATCTTTTGATAGAATTTTGGCAGAGCTTACAAACATAAGAAATTTGATCAATGAAAATAATTTAGACGTGATAAGAAATTTAATAACAGAGGCGCAAGGCGATAGGTATGCTAATTGGAATCAGCTTCTTAATCAGCTCGGATCGTCGCTGGTTATTACCGCAAATCCGTGTAATTATGGCTGCTATGCGGCTAAAATAAATCAATTTAGAGCAAATAAAATAGCTTATTTGTCTGTTTGGCCATTTACATCGATTATGAGAAACGCTCCGAATAATCTAGCGGATTAAATTATTTAGTTCATTAATTAATCCTTCTGGTTCAAAGCGAACGTTCAATTTTTAGAGAGTTCGCTTTGAATTAGATGCAAGATTTTTTTCGCCATAAATTATAAAAAACCAGCCTGTTTTTTTTGTAAAAAATTATTTATTCTGAGAATCGTTCGTGCTTTTCTTTGTGGATGATTTTTTATGTATCGTAAATTTGTACAAAATAAATTGTGGCGAGACAAAGGCCCTGAGATGTTAGCTGGGCAAGGATCATTTGTTGATGCAAAAATATTAACCGATGCTGAATTTGCCTTCGAGCTTAAAAACAAGATTCAAGAAGAAGTTGATGAAGTAAAAGCGGCAAAAAACAAAGAAGAATTGATCGAGGAGTTGGCAGATGTGTTTGAAGTTGCAGCTGCATTTGGCTCTTTGTACCAATTTTCACTGCAGGATATCATGCAAGTGCAAGAAAAAAAGCGTCAAGAGCGTGGTGGTTTTGAGACTCGAACGTTTGTTAAGTATGCGTATCATAAAATAGGCTCTCCCGGAGAGGCATATTGCTTAAAAGAACCAGCAAAATATCCTGAAGTTGAATGTGAGCCGCTGGACTAACTTTTTTTGATGAATCAGTTATCTCATTTGACATTGTGTCAAAAATGTTTAGGATGATGAGGTCTGGACGTTCAGTTCGGGCTTCATGAGTATCGCGGGGTAGAGCAGCCTGGTAGCTCGTTGGGCTCATAACCCAAAGGTCGTTGGTTCAAATCCAGCCCCCGCAACCAAATTTAAAAGTATGTTTATCGTTCCTGATTTATCTTTTTCCCTATTTTCTCTTTTTAATGTTAAGCCTTATGGCCTCATGTTGGTCGTTGGTTTGTGGCTTTTTTCTTGGCATTTTATAGCTTCTGGTTCTCGTCAACTGGCACTTTCGCGATCCGAGCTTTTGGATATTATTTTTGTTGGCTTGTTGGCGGGCGTTCTTGGTGGACGTCTTTTTTATTTGCTGGAATCTGGTTTTTTGTCTTGCGGTGATTTGATTTGCGGTCTTAGTTCCGGTGGGTTATCTGTTCTTGGTGCAATTATTGCGGTTCCTCTTGCACTGTATGGATATGCATGGGCTAAAAAAATTTCATTTTTAAATCTTATGGATCAAATTTGTCTGCATGCACCGCTGTTGGACATGTATGGGCGGATTGGGTGTTTTTTTGCGGGGTGTTGTTTTGGCCTTGAGTGGGATGGCTTTTTTTCAATAGCATATCAGTTCGAATCAAGTGGACAGTTGGTTGGTGTGCCTCTTTTTCCAATACAGCTAGTTGCAGCGTTGCTATTTTCTGTCATGTGGTCCTTTTTTGTTGGTTTTGATCGTGTATTTAGGCAAAAACCTTCAGGCTCCATGTTTATGTTGTATTTATTTTGTGCTTCATTGATTCGATTTGTTTTAGACTTTTGGCGAGGCGACCGGCCTGAAATTTTCTTGTGGGGTTGTACAAAATATCAATTTCTTGGGCTTGGCATAATGCTGTTTTCGGGTACATTTTTAATATACTTATTTGTTTCTGCAAAAAAGAGGTCTTCTTGACGCTATTTGATTGGATTAAGCAGCAGGTTTCGATTATTGATGTTATCGGTCAATATGTGCGCCTTGTTCGCCTGGGGAATTATTTTAAGGCATCGTGCATGTTTCACTCTGAGACCGATGCTTCTTTTACCGTGAGCCCCGATAAGGGGATTTTTTATTGTTTTGGGTGTCATGCAACGGGCGATGTGATTTCGTTTGTCGCAAAAGCTGAGCATCTTACGCAGGTTGAGGCAGTAAAATTAATAGTCGATCGTATGGGGCTTGTTGTTCCAGATGCGCTTAAAAACTCTTTTGTGCAGCACGATGAGGTTGCAAAAAAGGATTATTTTGCGGTGTGTTCTTTTTTTGAAGCGTGGAGCGTTGCTCAGTTTGCAAAATCATCTTTGGCTCAGGAATATTTAAAAAAACGTGGAGTGTCGGCAGAACTTGTTCGTGAATTTCGGTTGGGATATCTTCCTGGTGGGCAAGATTCGTTGCAGTCTTTTATTCGTGCGGCTCATGGTCAGGGGCTTTTGCTTAAGCATTTTATTGATGCGGGATTGTTGGTTCAGTCTTCAACAACTGTTTGTCATTCGCCGTTTGAGGAGCGGATTATTTTTCCAATCTATGATCCTTCAGGTCGTTGCGTGGGTTTTGGAGGAAGGATTTTTAAAGACGGAGACATCCGGCCCAAATATTATAATTCTCGTGAATCAGACTTCTTTTTAAAGCGACAATTGCTTTTTGGATATCACAAGGCAAAAAACTTTTTTATAAAAACCGAACGAGCATTTATCGTAGAAGGATATCTTGATGCCATTATGTTGTATGGCAGTGGCGTGCAGGAAGTTGTAGCGACGCTTGGAACAGCTTGTACACAGGAACATTTAAAGTTGCTTTCGCGGTTTGTGCGTAAGGTATATGTGGTATATGACGGTGATAAGGCTGGTCAAAAAGCTACACTTCGTCTTGCAGAGCATTGTTGGGATGTAAATCTTGAGCTTTTTGTTATTTCTTTGCCGCAAGGAAAGGATCCTGCATCGTTTGTTCAGGATGGGGGAAATGCCTTAACGCTTGTAGAGTCCGCAGCTGATATTTTTACGTTTTTTATTCGAAGCATTGCCATCGATTTTACCAAGAAGACATTAAGTGAAAAAATGGAAATCGGCATGCGAATTGCTTCGGTTATTGGAAGAATTTCAAATCGATTTAAGCAAGATTTACTGGTGCATCAGGCTGCGCGTGCGCTTCAGGTTCAGGAGGTTTCTCTTCGAGAGCTTGTTGCAAAAGCAAAAAGTATGGATGCTCCGCGTGATTCTATGGCGGTAGCACCTGCAGAACCGACTCCCGTTCCAGTAAAAAATAATCAGACAGATGTTTCTGTTGAAAAAGGCTTGCGAGACCTTCAGGAAAAAATAATTGGAGCATTGTTGTGCGATTATAAAAAAAATAATTTTTTAGAGTTGCTTGATCCGCGAGTGGAGCATTTTTTTGATACAGATATAAAAGATGTTCTTGGGCGTATTCGCTCTGGCGAGGCGGTAGGAGAGGACAAATTTAATGCATTTTTGGAGTCACTGGACGAAGAAATTCGCTTGTGGGTTATGAAGGCAGCCATGGGTTTTGAAGGTTCTGTAACAAAAAGTGAATTTTTGGGATTGATAACTCTTTTTTGTAGGTCTTGTTGGCGGGCAATTATCGCAAATATGAAGTCGGGAAGTGTTGATGTTCGTGAATACGAATTGATGAAAGAGATTATTGGTGCAGGTGGGGCGAAGGGTAGTTAGGGTAAAAATTATTCTGGGCTATTAAAAAAAAGAACGCTTAGGTACAATAAACGGATACGATGATACAAATTAATTATGCTACTAACAGCAGGAATGCGGTTTTCTATCTGCAAGATTGTTTGAGTGTGCAAAGGGGATGTAATGAAGAAAAATGAAGCTTCTATTAAAGATTCTGCTCTAAAAAAAACAGCGACATCTGCTGTGGCTAAAAAAGGTACAATAAAATCTTCTGTTGCGCGCCAAGGACAAGATGCCGCGGCTAAGCGTACTCCTGATGCTTCTGCAAAAGATGCTGGGAAGCAAAATAAAGTATTGTTAAAAGATATCGAAAAACACTTAGATGCGTTGATCGAAAAGGGTGTCACGGATGGCGTTTTGACGCTTGAAGATGTTGGTGCGTTTATTCAAAAACATCGACTTGCGGAAGAAGAGGCATCTGAGCTGTTTGTTCATTTAGAGCGAGAAAATATTAACCTTGTTTCTGCGGAAGAGCTTGAGGCAGAGGGTGGCTCTTATGATGTGCTTGGAACAGATGATGACGCCGATGGTTTTGGTGCTGGCTATCAAAAAGCAATCGAAGCAACCATGGATGACCTTGATTCTGGCGAAGATGAAGAAATCAGGGATGAAGAAGAGGCAGCTCCTGAAAAAGAAATAGATAAAATTAGAAGCTTGGTGGAACCTGGCCAGCTTAATGATCCGGTAAAAATGTATCTGCGTGAAATTGGCAGAATTCCATTGTTGAATAAGGTTACCGAAAAAGTTATCGCGGATAAAATTGCCGAAGCAAAGCGCATTTCGCTTGAAGTTATTAGTAATTTTCCATTTGCTACAAAAGAATTATTGGGCATGGTTGATCGTATTAAACGAGATGCTTTGTTCTTGAAAGAATTAATTCAATTTTCTGATTACAACGAAGACAATATGCCAAAGCTCGAAGAAGAGCGTGCAGCATTGCTTGAAAAGATCGATGTTGTTCGAAAGGCTGTAGAGAAAGAAGAACAGATCTATCGCAGCTATAGACCGTTATTGCTCGAGCCTGGTAAGAAAGAAGAGATGTTGCGTACTGTTGAAAAAAACAAACAAGCAATTTCTGAAGCTGTTCGTCAAATTCGCTTCTCAAATCGTCAGATTAAAAAATTTGGTAAACGAATTGAGCGATTTGTTGCAAAAATTCGTGAAAGAGAATCTGAGGTTGCTAAATTTTCAGAGCAACTTGCCTTCTACACAAATATTAAGAATCCAAAACCAGAAGATGTCCTTAAGATCGAAGAGTTGACACAGCTTACTCGTGCTGATGGTAAAATTATCAAAAAAACAGAGGCCGAAGCTGGTATTTCTCGCAACCGTATTATTGCGTTGTATGAGATGTTTTATAAGGCTCAGATTCTTGATAAAAAAACAAAAGATGAGCTTGCAGAAGCAAACTTTAGGCTTGTTGTTAACCTTGCAAAAAAATACAT
This window contains:
- the dnaG gene encoding DNA primase, which codes for MGLYKISISWAWHNAVFGYIFNILICFCKKEVFLTLFDWIKQQVSIIDVIGQYVRLVRLGNYFKASCMFHSETDASFTVSPDKGIFYCFGCHATGDVISFVAKAEHLTQVEAVKLIVDRMGLVVPDALKNSFVQHDEVAKKDYFAVCSFFEAWSVAQFAKSSLAQEYLKKRGVSAELVREFRLGYLPGGQDSLQSFIRAAHGQGLLLKHFIDAGLLVQSSTTVCHSPFEERIIFPIYDPSGRCVGFGGRIFKDGDIRPKYYNSRESDFFLKRQLLFGYHKAKNFFIKTERAFIVEGYLDAIMLYGSGVQEVVATLGTACTQEHLKLLSRFVRKVYVVYDGDKAGQKATLRLAEHCWDVNLELFVISLPQGKDPASFVQDGGNALTLVESAADIFTFFIRSIAIDFTKKTLSEKMEIGMRIASVIGRISNRFKQDLLVHQAARALQVQEVSLRELVAKAKSMDAPRDSMAVAPAEPTPVPVKNNQTDVSVEKGLRDLQEKIIGALLCDYKKNNFLELLDPRVEHFFDTDIKDVLGRIRSGEAVGEDKFNAFLESLDEEIRLWVMKAAMGFEGSVTKSEFLGLITLFCRSCWRAIIANMKSGSVDVREYELMKEIIGAGGAKGS
- a CDS encoding phosphoribosyl-ATP pyrophosphohydrolase: MYRKFVQNKLWRDKGPEMLAGQGSFVDAKILTDAEFAFELKNKIQEEVDEVKAAKNKEELIEELADVFEVAAAFGSLYQFSLQDIMQVQEKKRQERGGFETRTFVKYAYHKIGSPGEAYCLKEPAKYPEVECEPLD
- the rpoD gene encoding RNA polymerase sigma factor RpoD, with the translated sequence MKKNEASIKDSALKKTATSAVAKKGTIKSSVARQGQDAAAKRTPDASAKDAGKQNKVLLKDIEKHLDALIEKGVTDGVLTLEDVGAFIQKHRLAEEEASELFVHLERENINLVSAEELEAEGGSYDVLGTDDDADGFGAGYQKAIEATMDDLDSGEDEEIRDEEEAAPEKEIDKIRSLVEPGQLNDPVKMYLREIGRIPLLNKVTEKVIADKIAEAKRISLEVISNFPFATKELLGMVDRIKRDALFLKELIQFSDYNEDNMPKLEEERAALLEKIDVVRKAVEKEEQIYRSYRPLLLEPGKKEEMLRTVEKNKQAISEAVRQIRFSNRQIKKFGKRIERFVAKIRERESEVAKFSEQLAFYTNIKNPKPEDVLKIEELTQLTRADGKIIKKTEAEAGISRNRIIALYEMFYKAQILDKKTKDELAEANFRLVVNLAKKYINRGLHFLDLIQEGNIGLLKAVEKFEFERGFKFSTYATWWIRQAINRAIADQSRTIRVPVHMVETLTKINKLTRIAIQETGKEPSYAQLAKELNIDEKKIKNIIKISKEPVSLETPMGDGDDTYLKDFLPDENDYTPVDAVVNDDLKERVREVLKTLAPREEKVLKMRFGIDVASEHTLEEVGKDFAVTRERIRQIEVKALRKLRHPSRSKKLRSFFDKDINLQLGDGDIEGDSDDSFDDDI
- a CDS encoding prolipoprotein diacylglyceryl transferase — translated: MFIVPDLSFSLFSLFNVKPYGLMLVVGLWLFSWHFIASGSRQLALSRSELLDIIFVGLLAGVLGGRLFYLLESGFLSCGDLICGLSSGGLSVLGAIIAVPLALYGYAWAKKISFLNLMDQICLHAPLLDMYGRIGCFFAGCCFGLEWDGFFSIAYQFESSGQLVGVPLFPIQLVAALLFSVMWSFFVGFDRVFRQKPSGSMFMLYLFCASLIRFVLDFWRGDRPEIFLWGCTKYQFLGLGIMLFSGTFLIYLFVSAKKRSS